From Panthera uncia isolate 11264 chromosome E1, Puncia_PCG_1.0, whole genome shotgun sequence, one genomic window encodes:
- the ZNF205 gene encoding zinc finger protein 205 isoform X2, producing MTRDPDAESALAFPNWFALRCRVLASATKGMIQNSILSSEGPNNTRENEAPGQKLEGAWPIRRRNDGVVLSTSEIEMSADGRAAQATQDKERAREVPGHGHPRQGMLSESEETVPLGAAQESPHIKTEPEEPQPEGASQGAGARGEQGWVSLSQGSKDKALFLPGGALPSPQIPVLSREGRTRDRQMAAALLTAWSQMPVTFEDVALYLSREEWGRLDHAQQNFYRDVLQKRNGLSLGFPFSRPFWASQGQGKGEASGSCRQMGDEEKTGAIEVGKEEPAPSPAALRDAKSFRSRVGRAQGNGLPRGQEVASGQSSGAARDDAQPGPPDERPAKPAPPDASLAKAPEGRLPEKPREGRTATPEGSEEGLAPDGDAGKKTYTCEQCGKGFSWHSHLVTHRRTHTGEKPYACTDCGKRFGRSSHLIQHQIIHTGEKPYTCPSCWKSFSHHSTLIQHQRIHTGEKPYVCDRCAKRFTRRSDLVTHQGTHTGAKPHKCPICGKCFTQSSALVTHQRTHTGVKPYPCPECGKCFSQRSNLIAHNRTHTGEKPYHCLDCGKSFSHSSHLTAHQRTHRGVRPYSCPLCGKSFSRRSNLHRHEKIHTAGPKALAVLMLGAAGALAAPPQAPT from the exons GCTCCTGGCCAGAAGCTGGAGGGGGCTTGGCCAATAAGAAGGAGAAACGACGGAGTTGTGCTTTCTACCTCTGAGATAGAAATGTCTGCAGACGGCAGAGCCGCCCAGGCTACCCAGGACAAGGAGAGAGCCCGAGAG GTTCCAGGTCATGGGCATCCTCGTCAAGGAATGCTCTCTGAGTCAGAGGAGACGGTGCCTTTGGGAGCTGCTCAGGAGTCTCCCCACATCAAGACGGAGCCGGAAGAGCCACAGCCTGAGGGGGCATCGCAGGGGGCCGGGGCCCGAGGAGAGCAGGGCTGGGTGTCCCTAAGCCAGGGCTCTAAGGACAAAGCTCTTTTCCTGCCCGGAGGAG ccctcccctccccccagatcCCCGTGCTCTCTCGTGAGGGGAGGACCAGAGACCGGCAGATGGCTGCGGCGCTCCTCACCGCCTGGTCCCAG ATGCCAGTGACCTTCGAGGACGTGGCCCTGTACCTCTCCCGGGAGGAGTGGGGGCGGCTGGACCACGCGCAGCAGAACTTCTACAGGGACGTCCTGCAGAAGAGGAACGGGCTGTCCTTGG GGTTTCCCTTCAGCAGACCTTTCTGGGCCTCCCAAGGACAGGGCAAGGGTGAGGCCTCGGGCTCCTGCCGGCAGATGGGAGATGAGGAGAAGACAG GAGCCattgaggtggggaaggaggagccGGCCCCATCCCCGGCAGCCCTCCGGGACGCGAAGTCCTTCCGAAGCAGGGTGGGGAGAGCGCAGGGGAACGGCCTGCCGCGCGGGCAGGAGGTGGCCAGCGGCCAGAGCTCAGGGGCAGCCAGAGACGATGCGCAGCCGGGCCCCCCGGACGAGAGGCCGGCGAAACCGGCCCCGCCCGATGCCAGCCTGGCGAAAGCCCCGGAGGGCCGCCTCCCAGAGAAACCCAGAGAGGGGCGGACGGCCACCCCCGAGGGCAGCGAGGAGGGCCTGGCCCCCGACGGGGACGCGGGCAAGAAGACGTACACGTGCGAGCAGTGCGGCAAGGGCTTCAGCTGGCACTCGCACCTGGTGACACACCGGCGCACgcacacgggcgagaagccctACGCCTGCACGGACTGCGGCAAGCGCTTCGGCCGCAGCTCGCACCTCATCCAGCACCAGATCATccacacgggcgagaagccctACACCTGCCCGTCCTGCTGGAAGAGCTTCAGCCACCACTCGACGCTCATCCAGCACCAGCGCATCCACACAGGCGAGAAGCCCTACGTGTGCGACCGCTGCGCCAAGCGCTTCACCCGCCGCTCGGACCTGGTCACCCACCAGGGCACGCACACGGGCGCCAAGCCCCACAAGTGCCCCATCTGCGGCAAGTGCTTCACGCAGAGCTCGGCCCTGGTCACCCACCAGCGCACGCACACCGGCGTCAAGCCCTACCCGTGCCCCGAGTGCGGCAAGTGCTTCAGCCAGCGCTCCAACCTCATCGCGCACAACCGCACgcacacgggcgagaagccctACCACTGCCTCGACTGCGGCAAGAGCTTCAGCCACAGCTCGCACCTCACCGCCCACCAGCGCACCCACCGCGGCGTCCGGCCCTACTCCTGCCCGCTCTGTGGCAAGAGCTTCAGCCGCCGCTCCAACCTGCACCGGCACGAGAAGATCCACACCGCGGGGCCCAAGGCCCTGGCCGTGCTGAtgctgggggcggcgggggcccTGGCGGCACCCCCGCAGGCTCCCACTtag
- the ZNF205 gene encoding zinc finger protein 205 isoform X3, translating to MSADGRAAQATQDKERAREVPGHGHPRQGMLSESEETVPLGAAQESPHIKTEPEEPQPEGASQGAGARGEQGWVSLSQGSKDKALFLPGGALPSPQIPVLSREGRTRDRQMAAALLTAWSQMPVTFEDVALYLSREEWGRLDHAQQNFYRDVLQKRNGLSLGFPFSRPFWASQGQGKGEASGSCRQMGDEEKTGAIEVGKEEPAPSPAALRDAKSFRSRVGRAQGNGLPRGQEVASGQSSGAARDDAQPGPPDERPAKPAPPDASLAKAPEGRLPEKPREGRTATPEGSEEGLAPDGDAGKKTYTCEQCGKGFSWHSHLVTHRRTHTGEKPYACTDCGKRFGRSSHLIQHQIIHTGEKPYTCPSCWKSFSHHSTLIQHQRIHTGEKPYVCDRCAKRFTRRSDLVTHQGTHTGAKPHKCPICGKCFTQSSALVTHQRTHTGVKPYPCPECGKCFSQRSNLIAHNRTHTGEKPYHCLDCGKSFSHSSHLTAHQRTHRGVRPYSCPLCGKSFSRRSNLHRHEKIHTAGPKALAVLMLGAAGALAAPPQAPT from the exons ATGTCTGCAGACGGCAGAGCCGCCCAGGCTACCCAGGACAAGGAGAGAGCCCGAGAG GTTCCAGGTCATGGGCATCCTCGTCAAGGAATGCTCTCTGAGTCAGAGGAGACGGTGCCTTTGGGAGCTGCTCAGGAGTCTCCCCACATCAAGACGGAGCCGGAAGAGCCACAGCCTGAGGGGGCATCGCAGGGGGCCGGGGCCCGAGGAGAGCAGGGCTGGGTGTCCCTAAGCCAGGGCTCTAAGGACAAAGCTCTTTTCCTGCCCGGAGGAG ccctcccctccccccagatcCCCGTGCTCTCTCGTGAGGGGAGGACCAGAGACCGGCAGATGGCTGCGGCGCTCCTCACCGCCTGGTCCCAG ATGCCAGTGACCTTCGAGGACGTGGCCCTGTACCTCTCCCGGGAGGAGTGGGGGCGGCTGGACCACGCGCAGCAGAACTTCTACAGGGACGTCCTGCAGAAGAGGAACGGGCTGTCCTTGG GGTTTCCCTTCAGCAGACCTTTCTGGGCCTCCCAAGGACAGGGCAAGGGTGAGGCCTCGGGCTCCTGCCGGCAGATGGGAGATGAGGAGAAGACAG GAGCCattgaggtggggaaggaggagccGGCCCCATCCCCGGCAGCCCTCCGGGACGCGAAGTCCTTCCGAAGCAGGGTGGGGAGAGCGCAGGGGAACGGCCTGCCGCGCGGGCAGGAGGTGGCCAGCGGCCAGAGCTCAGGGGCAGCCAGAGACGATGCGCAGCCGGGCCCCCCGGACGAGAGGCCGGCGAAACCGGCCCCGCCCGATGCCAGCCTGGCGAAAGCCCCGGAGGGCCGCCTCCCAGAGAAACCCAGAGAGGGGCGGACGGCCACCCCCGAGGGCAGCGAGGAGGGCCTGGCCCCCGACGGGGACGCGGGCAAGAAGACGTACACGTGCGAGCAGTGCGGCAAGGGCTTCAGCTGGCACTCGCACCTGGTGACACACCGGCGCACgcacacgggcgagaagccctACGCCTGCACGGACTGCGGCAAGCGCTTCGGCCGCAGCTCGCACCTCATCCAGCACCAGATCATccacacgggcgagaagccctACACCTGCCCGTCCTGCTGGAAGAGCTTCAGCCACCACTCGACGCTCATCCAGCACCAGCGCATCCACACAGGCGAGAAGCCCTACGTGTGCGACCGCTGCGCCAAGCGCTTCACCCGCCGCTCGGACCTGGTCACCCACCAGGGCACGCACACGGGCGCCAAGCCCCACAAGTGCCCCATCTGCGGCAAGTGCTTCACGCAGAGCTCGGCCCTGGTCACCCACCAGCGCACGCACACCGGCGTCAAGCCCTACCCGTGCCCCGAGTGCGGCAAGTGCTTCAGCCAGCGCTCCAACCTCATCGCGCACAACCGCACgcacacgggcgagaagccctACCACTGCCTCGACTGCGGCAAGAGCTTCAGCCACAGCTCGCACCTCACCGCCCACCAGCGCACCCACCGCGGCGTCCGGCCCTACTCCTGCCCGCTCTGTGGCAAGAGCTTCAGCCGCCGCTCCAACCTGCACCGGCACGAGAAGATCCACACCGCGGGGCCCAAGGCCCTGGCCGTGCTGAtgctgggggcggcgggggcccTGGCGGCACCCCCGCAGGCTCCCACTtag
- the ZNF213 gene encoding zinc finger protein 213, with product MAASPEPQDEAPGEGEGLLIVKVEDSSWEQDSAPQEDSRDSEACRQRFRHFCYRDVGGPHEAFSQLWELCCRWLRPELHTKEQILELLVLEQFLSVLPGGVQDWVRERCPGSGEEAVALVEVLQRQPAKAWPQEVPSEEVEPEATVQGPPAKGLPVKVGARSWPPVLWEQHSHGAQLPALKEGSSGENTGTSFASDVHGPVTFGDVPFYFSREEWGSLDPAQRDLFWDIKRENSRNVALALVPEPSGTEEAAPSRLAGLGSESQSEQSRLEEAATALQGQAGGGGGRGGDVTVSWSPEEAETWRGEARPGAPLARAAGARRGRPPTRRRQFRDLAAEKPHSCGQCGKRFRWGSDLARHQRTHTGEKPHKCQECEKSFRSSSDLVRHQGVHTGQKPFSCAQCGKSFSRSAYLADHQRIHTGEKPFGCSDCGKSFSLRSYLLDHRRVHTGERPFGCGECDKSFKQRAHLIAHQSLHAKMAQPVG from the exons ATGGCAGCATCCCCAGAGCCTCAGGATGAGGctcctggggagggagaagggctgcTGATCGTAAAGGTAGAAGATTCCTCGTGGGAGCAGGACTCCGCCCCGCAAGAAGACAGCAGGGATTCTGAGGCCTGCCGCCAGCGCTTTCGGCATTTTTGCTACAGGGACGTGGGCGGGCCCCACGAGGCCTTCAGCCAGCTCTGGGAGCTCTGCTGCCGCTGGCTGCGGCCCGAGCTGCACACCAAGGAGCAGATCCTGGAGCTGCTGGTGCTGGAGCAGTTCCTGAGCGTGCTGCCCGGAGGCGTCCAGGACTGGGTGCGCGAGCGGTGTCCCGGCAGTGGTGAGGAGGCCGTCGCCTTGGTGGAGGTCCTGCAGAGGCAGCCGGCGAAAGCGTGGCCACAG GAAGTGCCCTCAGAGGAGGTGGAACCCGAGGCCACAGTCCAGGGACCCCCAGCCAAGGGGCTTCCCGTGAAAGTGGGGGCACGAAGCTGGCCACCTGTACTCTGGGAGCAGCACAGCCATGGCG CCCAGCTGCCTGCTCTTAAAGAGGGGAGTAGCGGAGAGAACACCGGTACCAGCTTTGCCTCTGACGTCCAC GGACCTGTGACGTTTGGAGACGTTCCCTTCTATTTCTCCCGGGAAGAATGGGGGTCCTTGGACCCTGCTCAGAGGGATCTCTTCTGGGACATAAAGCGGGAAAACTCCCGGAATGTTGCCCTAG CTCTGGTCCCAGAACCCAGTGGAACCGAAGAGGCCGCCCCCTCTCGGCTTGCAGGCTTGGGGTCCGAGAGCCAAAGCGAGCAGTCCCGGCTGGAGGAGGCCGCCACGGCGCTCCAGGGCCAGGCCGGCGGTGGCGGGGGCCGCGGCGGCGACGTGACTGTGTCCTGGAGCCCCGAGGAGGCCGAGACGTGGCGGGGCGAGGCCCGGCCGGGGGCGCCCCTGGCGCGGGCCGCGGGGGCGCGGAGGGGGCGGCCGCCCACGCGCCGGAGGCAGTTCCGGGACCTGGCGGCCGAGAAGCCGCACAGCTGCGGCCAGTGCGGCAAGCGCTTCCGCTGGGGCTCGGACCTGGCGCGCCACCAGCGCACgcacacgggcgagaagccgCACAAGTGCCAGGAGTGCGAGAAGAGCTTCCGCAGCTCCTCGGACCTGGTGCGCCACCAGGGCGTGCACACGGGCCAGAAGCCCTTCTCCTGCGCCCAGTGCGGCAAGAGCTTCAGCCGCAGCGCCTACCTGGCCGACCACCAGCGCATCCACACCGGCGAGAAGCCCTTCGGCTGCAGTGACTGCGGCAAGAGCTTCTCGCTGCGCTCCTACCTGCTGGACCACCGGCGCGTGCACACGGGCGAGCGGCCCTTCGGCTGCGGCGAGTGCGACAAGAGCTTCAAGCAGCGCGCCCACCTCATCGCCCACCAGAGCCTGCACGCCAAGATGGCCCAGCCCGTGGGCTGA